The following are encoded together in the Salvia hispanica cultivar TCC Black 2014 chromosome 6, UniMelb_Shisp_WGS_1.0, whole genome shotgun sequence genome:
- the LOC125191685 gene encoding uncharacterized protein LOC125191685, protein MAMVMKSSDDEREETQPIMSHFSHRHPLEASELHVDDHGVCSGCEHDVVGPAYVCTKATCHFLLHGLCSDLPRRLRHRCHPAHPLSLLPSPPYADGEFTCDACGRSGHGFTYHCGACEFDIHVECASLPEVEDRRDVHQHALILTADLPDGRDMVCCVCDDLVGKGLWMYCCLACNCALHLTCA, encoded by the coding sequence ATGGCAATGGTGATGAAAAGCTCCGatgatgaaagagaagaaacacAGCCAATAATGAGCCACTTCAGCCACCGGCACCCTCTCGAGGCGTCGGAGCTCCACGTGGACGACCACGGCGTCTGCTCCGGCTGTGAGCACGACGTCGTGGGCCCCGCCTACGTGTGCACCAAGGCCACCTGCCACTTCCTCCTCCACGGCCTCTGCTCCGACCTCCCCCGCCGCCTCCGCCACCGCTGCCACCCCGCCCACCCCCTCTCCCTCCTCCCCTCGCCGCCGTACGCCGACGGGGAGTTCACCTGCGACGCGTGCGGGCGGTCGGGGCACGGGTTCACCTACCACTGCGGCGCGTGTGAGTTCGACATCCACGTGGAGTGTGCGTCGCTGCCTGAGGTGGAGGACAGGAGAGATGTACATCAGCATGCTTTGATCCTGACCGCTGATTTGCCGGACGGTCGGGATATGGTGTGCTGCGTTTGTGATGATCTTGTGGGGAAGGGTTTATGGATGTATTGCTGTTTGGCTTGTAACTGTGCTTTACATTTGACTTGTGCATAA
- the LOC125195321 gene encoding uncharacterized protein LOC125195321 → MLRLVSLGVTARRFQSTAIVSYRHFSTVSGGPQLLGALESQIKAKERCVPADLPFTIQDDDKHCHIMLTRELGREKIEVTVNPVYETDDDEESEECVRINVSISKEKKGKLGLGADVCGDEILVDKISFCEPNSYVPSMRLEGVESQGELQDALNDFVKARGIEISNVGFLYKYMELKRKRWGKTPKRSVDDLKKLHKFVENW, encoded by the exons ATGCTTCGCTTAGTTTCTCTTGGCGTAACCGCCCGTCGCTTTCAATCCACCGCCATCGTTTCCTACCGCCACTTCTCCACCGTCTCCGGCGGCCCTCAACTTCTCGGAGCCCTCGAATCCCAAATCAAAGCCAAAGAG AGATGCGTCCCGGCCGATCTCCCATTCACGATCCAAGACGACGATAAGCACTGCCATATCATGCTGACAAGGGAGCTGGGCCGGGAAAAAATCGAGGTCACAGTGAACCCGGTCTACGAAACCGACGACGATGAAGAATCGGAGGAATGTGTTCGGATTAACGTGTCTATCTCTAAAGAAAAGAAGGGAAAATTGGGGTTGGGAGCTGATGTTTGTGGTGatgaaattttggtggacaaaatatcattttgtgAGCCAAATAGCTATGTTCCCTCTATGAGATTGGAGGGTGTGGAGAGCCAGGGTGAATTGCAGGATGCTTTGAATGATTTTGTGAAAGCCAGAGGCATTGAGATATCGAATGTTGGATTCTTGTACAAATATATGGAGTTGAAACGCAAACGCTGGGGTAAAACTCCCAAGCGTAGTGTTGATGACCtcaaaaaattgcataaatttgTCGAGAATTGGTAG
- the LOC125193271 gene encoding LON peptidase N-terminal domain and RING finger protein 1-like, giving the protein MDDFIDVFLNEEPIDPSVAQANESHERVEERIRQLQGVTFRAGERQRQSQPCERNPVGIRVVFSDALVNTDVESGILVENDGVGTVDKARESGCKRDRSHLVGEALALAMESPAKKGDKEKEGGSLYDCNICLELVRDPVLTCCGHLFCWACFYQVEYVDSRSKECPVCEGEVTDANLIPIYGNSSGGEGERDRERETASCLNLKVPPRPKARRIERARKRD; this is encoded by the coding sequence ATGGATGATTTCATTGATGTTTTCTTGAACGAAGAACCGATAGATCCCTCGGTTGCTCAGGCGAATGAGTCGCATGAGAGAGTGGAGGAGAGGATTCGGCAGCTGCAGGGAGTTACATTTCGCGCGGGGGAGCGGCAGCGGCAGAGCCAGCCCTGCGAGCGGAATCCTGTGGGGATTAGGGTTGTTTTCAGTGATGCATTGGTGAATACGGATGTTGAGAGTGGAATTCTTGTTGAAAATGATGGTGTGGGCACAGTGGATAAGGCTAGGGAAAGCGGGTGTAAAAGAGATCGATCACATTTGGTTGGGGAGGCGTTGGCATTGGCTATGGAATCTCCTGCCAAGAAGGGGGATAAGGAGAAGGAGGGTGGTAGCTTGTATGATTGTAATATATGCTTGGAGCTGGTCAGGGATCCTGTGTTGACTTGTTGCGGTCACTTGTTTTGTTGGGCCTGTTTTTATCAGGTGGAGTACGTTGATTCGCGTTCTAAAGAATGTCCTGTTTGCGAGGGAGAGGTGACTGATGCCAATCTCATTCCGATTTATGGGAACAGCAGTGGGGGTGAGGGTGAGCGTGATCGTGAGCGTGAGACAGCGTCTTGCTTGAACTTGAAGGTTCCTCCCCGGCCTAAAGCTCGTAGAATCGAGAGAGCTAGGAAGCGGGACTga
- the LOC125193007 gene encoding homeobox-leucine zipper protein HAT14-like, whose amino-acid sequence MELGLSLGDASKSPVLLKENNSPNQKQNQSGLDFCMSLGLTSKSNNQENDDVSASTDETPLQLNLLPLAPLPRQISSRLWCSDNGSSENGFDVNRTEEASSANSKREFEADDDDGLNARKKLRLSKEQSAFLEDSFKEHNTLNPKQKVALAKQLNLRARQVEVWFQNRRARTKLKQTEVDCEYLKKCCETLTVENRRLQKELQDLRALKTSNPFHAATTLTMCPSCSAAKVIPFPLARPRFYPFPTHPNQPAAS is encoded by the exons atggaGCTGGGGTTGAGCTTGGGAGATGCATCAAAATCTCCAGTTTTGCTGAAAGAGAACAACTCCCCAAATCAGAAGCAAAATCAAAGCGGCCTCGATTTCTGCATGTCTTTGGGGCTCACCTCCAAGTCCAACAATCAAGAAAACGACGACGTATCGGCGAGTACTGATGAAACTCCTCTCCAGTTGAATCTCCTACCTCTTGCTCCTCTGCCTCGCCAGATTTCGTCTCGACTTTGGTGTTCCGATAATG GGAGCTCGGAAAATGGATTTGACGTGAACCGGACGGAGGAGGCCTCGTCGGCAAACAGCAAGCGAGAATTCGAGGCGGACGACGACGACGGCCTCAACGCTCGCAAAAAGCTCAGATTGTCGAAAGAGCAATCCGCTTTTCTCGAAGACAGCTTCAAAGAACACAACACTCTCAATCCT aaacagaaagtggCGCTTGCGAAACAGCTGAATCTACGAGCCCGGCAGGTGGAGGTGTGGTTCCAGAACAGAAGAGCGAG GACGAAGCTGAAGCAGACGGAGGTAGACTGCGAGTATTTGAAGAAATGCTGCGAAACGCTAACTGTTGAAAACAGAAGATTGCAAAAGGAATTGCAAGACTTGAGAGCGCTCAAAACTTCTAATCCATTCCACGCAGCCACCACTCTCACCATGTGCCCCTCCTGCTCCGCCGCCAAGGTCATTCCGTTTCCGCTAGCCAGGCCCAGGTTTTATCCGTTTCCGACGCATCCGAATCAGCCCGCCGCCTCCTGA